A window of the Candidatus Goldiibacteriota bacterium HGW-Goldbacteria-1 genome harbors these coding sequences:
- a CDS encoding leucyl aminopeptidase — translation MKFEVLLNGAGEAKAALTARFIMGEMEYKKKRIDFENGGRILKLGAGDGVKFTVEMARELGAMASLETKAQGLDSLALQLEGIGPNFAEAACEGALLAAYTFDSFKSKKDKNPFVKITACCGMAEEAAARKAHIVAANVMLARDLANSPPNSATPSFIAAAAKKAAGKKMTVSVLEKADLKKNKMGAFYAVAQGTDEPAKLVIMEYKGGNKSAKPLVFIGKGITFDSGGISLKPSSGIEDMKYDMSGAAAVIMAMKTAAELNLKINITALMPLTENLPDGKAYKPSDVLTTMSGKTVEVISTDAEGRLILCDTMTYAIKKYSPDVMVDIATLTGACSAALASNAAGVMGNNPEIVALLKECGEITGERLWEFPLWEEYREMIKSKTADIKNTGGKRAGAITAGMFLKEFADGVKWAHLDIAGTAYNMEGKTYASEGASGFGLRLLLKFAEKIAEEKKA, via the coding sequence ATGAAATTTGAAGTTTTGCTTAACGGCGCCGGGGAGGCGAAAGCTGCCCTGACAGCCAGATTTATTATGGGAGAGATGGAATACAAAAAAAAGAGGATTGATTTTGAAAACGGCGGACGCATTCTGAAATTGGGTGCGGGAGATGGTGTAAAGTTTACCGTGGAAATGGCGCGAGAGCTTGGGGCGATGGCATCCTTGGAAACTAAAGCGCAGGGGCTTGACAGCCTGGCGCTGCAGCTTGAAGGAATAGGGCCGAATTTTGCGGAGGCTGCCTGCGAAGGCGCGCTGCTTGCAGCTTATACTTTTGATTCGTTTAAATCAAAAAAGGATAAAAATCCGTTTGTTAAAATAACAGCGTGCTGCGGCATGGCTGAAGAAGCCGCTGCAAGAAAAGCACATATTGTAGCGGCAAATGTAATGCTTGCGCGCGACCTGGCAAATTCACCGCCTAACAGCGCCACCCCTTCATTTATTGCTGCTGCGGCAAAAAAAGCTGCAGGAAAAAAGATGACAGTGTCGGTTCTGGAAAAGGCTGATCTTAAGAAAAATAAAATGGGCGCGTTTTACGCGGTAGCACAGGGAACTGATGAACCCGCGAAACTTGTAATAATGGAGTATAAGGGTGGTAATAAAAGTGCAAAACCGCTCGTATTTATCGGGAAAGGCATTACATTTGATTCGGGAGGCATTTCGCTAAAACCTTCATCCGGAATTGAAGACATGAAATATGACATGAGCGGGGCTGCTGCTGTGATAATGGCGATGAAGACGGCTGCAGAGCTTAATCTTAAAATAAATATCACGGCGCTTATGCCTCTGACGGAAAATCTGCCTGACGGCAAAGCGTATAAACCAAGTGATGTACTGACAACAATGTCGGGGAAAACCGTTGAAGTTATTTCCACTGATGCCGAAGGAAGGCTGATTCTTTGCGACACGATGACATATGCCATAAAAAAATATTCACCTGATGTAATGGTGGATATTGCCACTTTAACCGGGGCGTGTTCGGCGGCGCTTGCCAGCAACGCAGCCGGGGTAATGGGGAATAATCCTGAAATAGTGGCGCTTTTAAAAGAGTGCGGGGAAATAACAGGTGAACGTTTATGGGAATTTCCGTTATGGGAAGAATACCGTGAGATGATAAAAAGCAAGACCGCTGATATTAAAAATACAGGCGGGAAGAGGGCGGGCGCGATAACGGCGGGGATGTTTTTAAAAGAATTCGCGGACGGCGTTAAGTGGGCTCATCTGGATATTGCAGGGACAGCATATAATATGGAAGGAAAAACATACGCGTCTGAAGGGGCATCCGGTTTTGGTTTAAGGCTGCTTTTAAAGTTCGCGGAAAAAATAGCGGAGGAAAAAAAGGCATGA
- a CDS encoding two-component system response regulator, translating into MKNNIIYVVDDEPAICRLIRILLEDSEYEIKEFHSGAEFLEDLQHSPLPGIVLLDVMMPKMSGYDVCSFIKNDPLLKSIKVILFSALSENEMKGKAEASGADAYFSKNMELEELREKITGFI; encoded by the coding sequence ATGAAAAATAATATTATATACGTGGTAGATGATGAACCGGCCATATGCAGGCTTATCCGCATTCTGCTGGAAGATTCGGAATATGAAATTAAAGAATTCCACAGCGGCGCCGAATTCTTAGAAGATCTGCAGCACAGCCCCCTTCCCGGAATTGTCCTGCTGGATGTTATGATGCCGAAAATGAGCGGGTATGATGTATGCAGTTTCATAAAAAATGACCCTTTATTAAAATCTATTAAAGTCATACTGTTTTCAGCGCTGTCTGAAAATGAAATGAAAGGCAAAGCGGAAGCTTCCGGGGCAGACGCTTATTTTTCCAAAAATATGGAACTTGAAGAACTTCGCGAAAAAATAACCGGCTTCATCTGA